The Neurospora crassa OR74A linkage group V, whole genome shotgun sequence sequence GACGACCATCCGCGACTATCGCCAGCAGTAATCTCCGAGATCTGTGACAAGTGCCAGGTTACTTCAGCCCTGCGGTGCCCGACCTGCTACGGAAATGGCCCGTGCCCCCTCCCATTCGACAGCCGCTCGCACACCAGTGTACAAGTGACTAGCAGTTCCGGTCCTGGTTAGCCGAAAACCAAGGTTTAGATTAAACATTGAGCGCCCGCTTCCGCTGGCCATTCAGCCCAGTTCAAGGTCCTGTGCTGAGCCCGCCTGCAGCAGCGCACACACGAGTTGGATGTCCAGTTGACTTGCAGCTCCTCAAACAACTAGACCTAGCACCTTACTAGGGACTTGATATTGAAGGAGGGACTTATACATATGTAGCGAGCTGGCCCTTCGTCCTCCCTCACTCCAGTCCGACCTGGCTCAACTTCGAAGCGGTTGTGTTCTGGGTACTCGTCAACAAGAAACATCAGACAccgtctttttcttccctttttcgtTTTCCCTTTATTTATCTGGACGGACCCCAGCCGCCCGGGTTGCCCCCCTTTTTCGTCCACCCCACCATCCTTAATCTGCAGTCGATTTGCGGTCAGCGGCAGTTTCTAAGCGAAAAACAGGACTCCACCACGCCTCGCCCTGAACATCGCTGGACACGGACtggaccaccaccaaaagaGGTCACCTCCAACGGACCTACTTACTCCACCACCAGTGGTCGCCAGCGAGTGGTTGCGTAGGTAGTCGCGCGCACTTGACCTGCCGTCCATCGCGACTCGCGACAATCACCCTCCTGTAACTGAAAAAGATGGCCGACGAAGGAGTCGCCAACCACTACCAAGTGCTGGAAGAACTTGGCCGTAAGTCGCATCCCACTTCCCCATCCAGCCACCGGAAGAGCTGTGGAGGAGGGCAAAAatgaaaataaaaataaaaataagaggCTGACCCTTTTTTTGGTGTTCCAACACCCACAGGAGGCAGTTTTGGCGTCGTTTACAAGGGAATTGACAAGACCACGGGCGAAACAGTGGCCATCAAGCATGTACGTTGTTGTCGCATTGGGctgcatcgcatcgcatcgcatcacATCGCATTCCATGACAAGGAAGAACCAAGGAGTTCAGCCTCGAACAGCAAACTAACTGAACTTTTGCGCCCCCTCTAGATTGACCTCGAATCCAGCGAGGATGATATCCAGGAAATTCAACAAGAGATCTCGGTGCTCAGCACATGCGCCAGCTCTTACGTCACCCAATACAAGGCGAGCTTCTTGCGCGGCCACAAGCTATGGATCGTGATGGAATTTCTCGGGGGAGGTTCCTGTTTGGACCTCGTAAGTCTGGTCCCTTTGCTATTGCTGTCGCATACCATGTCTCTTTTCCCTGCTTGCTAAACAAGATTGTGTGCGCCAGCTCAAACCGGGAAACTTTAGCGAAGTACACATCGCCATCGTCTGCCGCgaactcctcctcggcctcgatTACCTACACTCCGAAGGAAAAATCCATCGCGACATCAAAGCCGCCAATGTCCTGCTCTCGGAAGCCGGAAAGGTCAAGCTCGCTGATTTTGGCGTTGCAGCGCAGTTGACACATATGAAGTCTCAACGCAATACCTTTGTCGGCACCCCGTTCTGGATGGCCCCCGAGGTCATCCAGCAGGCTGGCTACGACTTCAAGGCCGACATCTGGTCGCTCGGTATCACTGCCATCGAACTGGCTGTCGGCGAGCCTCCATATGCGAATATCCACCCGATGAAGGTCCTTTTTCAGATTCCCAaaaacccaccaccacgactGGAGGGCAAGTTCAGCAGAGAGTTCAAGGACTTTGTCGCTCATTGTCTGATCAAAGACCCTGCCCAGCGCCCGACAGCTAGAGACCTACTCAGGCATCGATTTATCCGCACAGCTGGAAGGGTCGAGGCGCTGCAGGAACTGATCGAGCGCAAGCAGATGTGGGACGCCAAGCAGGACCGCGTCAAGCTTCCCGTCTTTTACCAGGAAACCCTTCACACCATGAGCCCCaaggacgatgatgacgagtgGGTGTTTGATACGATCAAGTCGGTTGCGCTACCCAAGAACCTTTTGAACGTCAGCACTACTCCCACAAAATCCAGGGATCCATCAAGGGTTCGGGAGACTGAAGAAGGCATGCGAAGAATGGAAGTCAGAGATGGTCCCCTGCAGCCCTCTACCCCTCAGACGGTAAGGAAAGCAACAGTACGGCGACAGCCATCGGCCGCGGCCGCCCACCAGCAACGGCGACTTTCCACCTCGACTGGCTCACCACGCCCACCTGTCGCAGCAGCAAAGAGGCCCCTTCAGACGGATATGTCCTTCGGCAACTCGGGTTCGACGATGCGACTCTTTCGTCGTGTACCTTGTGAGCACGAGGGTCCAAAAATTCACCAGGAACAGCCCCAAGAGGTGGTCAATGACGAGAACCGACCTCCCTCCGCGATGCAGGCGCCTATCGAGCCCACTAGCAAGGAAGCACTGCTCGGTCGTCGCCTTTATCACAAGGCCATTGAGCCTGCTCTCGACGAGCTTCATGCGCAAACCGGTCCATCAACCAAGCGTGAGGCCCTGGCTAATCTGTCCGATGCCTTTGCCCACCTCGACTCGGTGGACCCTGAAGGAGCCTATCACCTTCTCAGACACCTCCTTTGCTCAATATCACAGGATAACCGGCTCAGTGCAGCACTACTGAACGCCAGCAAGATCTCGCCCGGTCAGCACCTTCATAGAAAATCTGTAGACGGCACACCGCAGAGCAAGAATCGCGACCTCAGCCAACGGCCATCGACATCAGCCGGTGTCACTCAAAACCACAATATCCCACAGACTCCATCGCGCTCCCCACAGAAGCCGATGCTTTCTGCTAGTCCGACAAAACTGATAACCAGCCAGCTGAACACGCCCTTGGCCAGCCCTAGACCAAGGCGGGAGAGTGTCGTAGCAGCGCCCATGTCCACACCGAAGCCCACCGCAGAAAGGACGAGTAGCaatagcagcagcagcagcagcagcagcagcaggccgtCTTCCGTAATGGCAACAGCCCCAGGAACCCCTATTAAGCAAATACAGCAGCCTCAACTAATACAATCAACCCCCTCACCTCAAAAGAAGGAGCCCCAGCTCTTGCAGCAACATTCCGCCCCGTTACTtcaaaaaaaggaaaacccGCCGtcccttcaacaacaactctcGCACCCGGTCCTCCAGCAAGAGAAGCAGCGAAGAGAAACCAGCTCGCAACAGCTTGCCCAGCAGctacaacagcaacagcaggcCCAGTTACAGCAAGCCGCCCACAGACGAAAGGAGTCTTCCAACTCGTCCTCTCATCAACTTCCACCACCCCAGCACCATCAACGAAGAGAGTCATCGCAGTCGTCCCATGCCAGCAGCCGATCCCCCGAGAAGCAGGAGCGCGTAAGggagagcagcagcagagagCTGCGCGAGCGGGCGGTGCTCGAGGCAAAGTACCCGGGCCAGCCGGCGGTGGCGGGCATGGAGCACTGCAAGGCACTGTCGGATTTGCTGTATGCGAGGTGGACGGATGGATTGCAGCATCGGTGGGGACCCGTTGCGGGATCTTAGTGAGGCGATGAAAAGGCCTGGGTCGGGAAGTGAAgagaggtgaagaggaggtaaAGAGGCGAGCAAAACGACCATTAAGAGTGCGCAAAGCCAAACACTCGGCTCAAGATGAGGGGAAGAGCAGAGGAAAGGGGGAGAAGAGATACCATTATTTTCTTGTTCGtgtcttattattattgtctgaactctttttttttcccctcggTTGTGGTGGACAGATGGATTACGAGCGTCATTCAGCATTTGATCatatgtcttttttttttttttttttttttttttttttttttttttttttttttttttttttttttttttgcacaGCATTGGTTGGTGGCCAAGCATAAAAGGAAGAGAGACGACGAAAGGGAAAGagcttttttcttttctttctcatcATATGTTCCTCTTGCGGCACGGCatattcctttttttttcattctACTTCACTTCTTTCTTGCTTATTACGCAACTGGCTGGGGCTTTGTTTTCTGTTCTGTTCAAGGGATACCAATTATCGTTTTACATCATTCGGGGTTTAAAAGGGAagaatggagagagagaaaccGGTTCTGGAACGTGGAACCTGAGGATAgtggctgcggcggcggttaGGTTAGATAGGGGGCGGTTGGTTGGAACGGTAGGATGGGTGATTTATTCGAGTTGGGTGACTGATCACCAACTTAAACTTCTACCATGGGCCGCCCCGATTGGTGAATCAGGGGAGCAAAGAATCAAATGATACAAATCAACGAAAGGGATTTCGGGTTGTTGATACATTCATCTTTACATCCTTCACTTGCATGGCAGTAATTCTGGTGTAGTCGATGGGTCAATATACATCCTGTATCGCCAAACCGTATTCCTGCGTCTCTTCGGCTCTGTTTTCTTCCTTAGCAAGGGGGTTGAGGATGTCTACAAACCGCCAAGTGACAGACAACAAAATACTTGCAAATGGCAGTAATGGGATTTCTGTCCGTCTTACGCAGTATGGGTTCGTGTCTCAGAACAACCGATTTCCCCCATGTGTTGCCATGGTGATCGATGCAGCAACTGCATTTGTGGATCCCGGGGATTGGAGCGGGTGCTGTACAGTACTGCTACCCTCGGTCACGTCCCATCGAAAGCCTCCGAGCCTTCGTATTGTATCTTTTGACATTCTTTCCGGTCACTCTGTGTTGTTAAAGGAGGGTGAGTTGAGGTGAGTCAGCACTAACACCATACCTTTGGTTTCCGTTTTAGGAAGGTGTTGGTGGTTTCACATTTTTCCGGTTTGTATATTTAGTGAATTTGAATCACCGACCACCTGGTTCCTTGCATGGATTCCTTGCAACAGATGCCGAAGTTGAACGATGTTTGTTCCGGTAGTAGGTAATAGTGAGACATGATGAGGAAAAGTGTTTGGAACTATTCCCGGTTTTCGGACGCAAGACATAGGCCTATCTAAGACACCAAGGTGGAGAGGTGTTTTGATCGGGAACGTTCtgctttctctctcttcgcACATTATTGGAGTTGAAGAATTGAATCGCCATGTGGACTCAAAACGGCCCTTGTTGCGTACTTGCGTCATCAGGTACCGCCCCGCAAAACTTTCCAGGGGGGAGGGCGGATTGAAACGACAGACCTTCTGGCCCAACATCGCCGAGCTCTCTAAACTGTCAGGTGCAAGTGGGAACTGTTCCGTTTTTCGCATCACCCAACATTTGCCGCTTGCCGCTTGCCGCTATCACCCCCTCATTCCATCCATTTTCCCCCTCACTCCCCAAATCAAgttcgattttttttttttcccttcccaccaacaccatAGTACATCCCTTCACATTGTCAACAACACGAACTTAAGGGTAAACACAGTGGAAAGAGCCAACCAGAAACCATATCTCTCACTCGAGAGAGCCAACATAACAAACCTTccaccaacaacccaacCCGTTCATCGAACCATCAGCCACACGcacacaagaaaaaaaaaaaaaaaaacaatggCCTCCCAACCAGCCCCCCCAACAGTGGAAACCTTCAACCTCACCTACAGCTTTCCCGACCGCTCCAACGGCGTCTCGGACATTACCCTCTCCCTCCCGCCTCGCTCACGCACGCTCCTGATTGGCGCCAACGGTGCCGGCAAAACCACCTTGCTTCGCCTGTTGGCCGGCAAGCGTCTCGCGCccgccaacaccatcaaAGTGTCGGGCGTTGACCCGTTCAAGGAAGGTCTGGAGGGCGTCACCTACTTGGGGTTGGAATGGGTCCTCAACGCGATTGTGCGCACGGACATTGGTGTCGTTGAGCTGCTGCGGTCAGTGGGCGGCGATGCTTATCCCGAGAGAAGGGATGAATTGGTGTCGGTGCTGGATATCGACACCAACTGGCGAATGCACGCCGTGTCGGACGGAGAACGCCGCAGGGTGCAGCTGGCAATGGGCTTGATCCGGCCCTGGacggtgctgttgctggacGAAATCACCGTCGACTTGGATGTCTGGTCCCGGGCGCAGTTTCTAGGGTGGCTGAGACGGGAGACGGAGACGAGAGAGTGCACGGTTGTGTACGCGACGCACATCCTGGACAACTTGGCCAGTTGGCCGACGCACCTGGTGCACATGCACTTGGGCACTGTGAAGGGGTGggggaaggcggaggagatgTTGAAGGAGGTCGAGGATGGGAAGAATGTGATTGAAGGCGTGACGGGAAATAGTAGGCTGGGAGAGCTGGTGTTGAGGTGGTTGAGGGATGATTTGAAGGAGAGAGGGCCGAGAAGCCAGCACAGGAGGGGACCGGAGGGGTTGAGTTATAACAGCCCGGGCTTGGGCGGTTATGGGTTGGAGGCGAAGACGAATCAACAGGCTACGGATGGGCCTAGCTGCAACTGAGATGGGGACAGTAACTgaaaggaggggggaggagaagagagagtTCAACATGGCTGAGgggtttgttttgttttgtgtttttctgttttctttGTGTGCATGAGGAAAAGGGAGCTTTAACATGATACCCAGGCGGCATTTAACATGGCGTTTTCAACACATCATAGACGGGTATAGGTCGAGATACTTTTGAGGGAATCTGTCTCACATGTACTTTACATGTCATCATCTGCTGTTATCTGGTTTCCCAATGTCCTGATGAATTTCCAGAGAAGCACTTCCACGTCGCTTTTCAGTATTGCAAAGAGTAAACACATATCGTACAGTCTAGGCATGCGATCCCAATCGTCTATCAAATGGTATCAGTACAAGTACAATGGCTTCATGAATCACTCATTTCCTCCACGCATAGCCAAAAGCTGCATCCGCATCCGCCGCTTCATTTCTTttactccttcttctcggtctgctcctcagcagcaccctcctcgcccttgaCCAAAACATCCTTCTCTTCGAGAAGCTTGGCAAGCTCGCCGTTCTGGTGCATCGAGACAATGATATCGCAACCGCCGACGAACTCCTTGTCGATGTAAAGCTGAGGAATGGTGGGCCAGTCGCTGTACTCCTTGATGCCTATATATGCATGATGATGCGCGGTGCACGCCCACTTGTGTCAGCATTTCTGTCCTTGTCTACTTTTCCCATTTTTCTTGTCCCAACTGGTTGTGTAACATACCCTGCCTCAACTCGGCATCCTCCAAAACGTTAAAAGCAGCAAACTTGTTGGGATCAACGCCCTGCAGACCCAGAACCTGGATGCTGGCGCGCGAGAAGCCGCACTGGGGGGTTTCGGGGGTGCCCTTCATGAAGAGGACGACGGGCGCGGAGGCGACGGCCTTGTCGATGGCCTGGCGGGTCGCATCGGACAGGAAGCGGTTCTGGTAGAAGAGGACGGGGcggaaggcggaggagacgGCCTTGGGTGCAATGGCCGGccgggaggcggcggcgaagagttgctgttgtcaggaggaggaggatgttaGTGCCGGTTACAACTTTGCGGGGTGACGGGACCTGGAGCGCTTACCCTCGAGAAAAGCGACCGGGTGAGCATTTTGAAAGGTAAGGCGCGGTGCTGGCTACTAGAGAGTGACAAGATGTTTGGCGCAAAGACAGACAAAAATTCACAGCGATGCGGACGGATGGCGATtgtcggcggcagcggcagtggAAGAAGCGTTATCACGACTTTTTAGCGGCCACTAACTGGAGCTTTCCAATGTACCCGACCTTGATGAT is a genomic window containing:
- the prk-9 gene encoding serine/threonine-protein kinase 3; this translates as MADEGVANHYQVLEELGRGSFGVVYKGIDKTTGETVAIKHIDLESSEDDIQEIQQEISVLSTCASSYVTQYKASFLRGHKLWIVMEFLGGGSCLDLLKPGNFSEVHIAIVCRELLLGLDYLHSEGKIHRDIKAANVLLSEAGKVKLADFGVAAQLTHMKSQRNTFVGTPFWMAPEVIQQAGYDFKADIWSLGITAIELAVGEPPYANIHPMKVLFQIPKNPPPRLEGKFSREFKDFVAHCLIKDPAQRPTARDLLRHRFIRTAGRVEALQELIERKQMWDAKQDRVKLPVFYQETLHTMSPKDDDDEWVFDTIKSVALPKNLLNVSTTPTKSRDPSRVRETEEGMRRMEVRDGPLQPSTPQTVRKATVRRQPSAAAAHQQRRLSTSTGSPRPPVAAAKRPLQTDMSFGNSGSTMRLFRRVPCEHEGPKIHQEQPQEVVNDENRPPSAMQAPIEPTSKEALLGRRLYHKAIEPALDELHAQTGPSTKREALANLSDAFAHLDSVDPEGAYHLLRHLLCSISQDNRLSAALLNASKISPGQHLHRKSVDGTPQSKNRDLSQRPSTSAGVTQNHNIPQTPSRSPQKPMLSASPTKLITSQLNTPLASPRPRRESVVAAPMSTPKPTAERTSSNSSSSSSSSSRPSSVMATAPGTPIKQIQQPQLIQSTPSPQKKEPQLLQQHSAPLLQKKENPPSLQQQLSHPVLQQEKQRRETSSQQLAQQLQQQQQAQLQQAAHRRKESSNSSSHQLPPPQHHQRRESSQSSHASSRSPEKQERVRESSSRELRERAVLEAKYPGQPAVAGMEHCKALSDLLYARWTDGLQHRWGPVAGS
- the prk-9 gene encoding serine/threonine-protein kinase 3, variant: MKSQRNTFVGTPFWMAPEVIQQAGYDFKADIWSLGITAIELAVGEPPYANIHPMKVLFQIPKNPPPRLEGKFSREFKDFVAHCLIKDPAQRPTARDLLRHRFIRTAGRVEALQELIERKQMWDAKQDRVKLPVFYQETLHTMSPKDDDDEWVFDTIKSVALPKNLLNVSTTPTKSRDPSRVRETEEGMRRMEVRDGPLQPSTPQTVRKATVRRQPSAAAAHQQRRLSTSTGSPRPPVAAAKRPLQTDMSFGNSGSTMRLFRRVPCEHEGPKIHQEQPQEVVNDENRPPSAMQAPIEPTSKEALLGRRLYHKAIEPALDELHAQTGPSTKREALANLSDAFAHLDSVDPEGAYHLLRHLLCSISQDNRLSAALLNASKISPGQHLHRKSVDGTPQSKNRDLSQRPSTSAGVTQNHNIPQTPSRSPQKPMLSASPTKLITSQLNTPLASPRPRRESVVAAPMSTPKPTAERTSSNSSSSSSSSSRPSSVMATAPGTPIKQIQQPQLIQSTPSPQKKEPQLLQQHSAPLLQKKENPPSLQQQLSHPVLQQEKQRRETSSQQLAQQLQQQQQAQLQQAAHRRKESSNSSSHQLPPPQHHQRRESSQSSHASSRSPEKQERVRESSSRELRERAVLEAKYPGQPAVAGMEHCKALSDLLYARWTDGLQHRWGPVAGS
- a CDS encoding ABC transporter yields the protein MASQPAPPTVETFNLTYSFPDRSNGVSDITLSLPPRSRTLLIGANGAGKTTLLRLLAGKRLAPANTIKVSGVDPFKEGLEGVTYLGLEWVLNAIVRTDIGVVELLRSVGGDAYPERRDELVSVLDIDTNWRMHAVSDGERRRVQLAMGLIRPWTVLLLDEITVDLDVWSRAQFLGWLRRETETRECTVVYATHILDNLASWPTHLVHMHLGTVKGWGKAEEMLKEVEDGKNVIEGVTGNSRLGELVLRWLRDDLKERGPRSQHRRGPEGLSYNSPGLGGYGLEAKTNQQATDGPSCN
- a CDS encoding monothiol glutaredoxin-5 produces the protein MLTRSLFSRQLFAAASRPAIAPKAVSSAFRPVLFYQNRFLSDATRQAIDKAVASAPVVLFMKGTPETPQCGFSRASIQVLGLQGVDPNKFAAFNVLEDAELRQGIKEYSDWPTIPQLYIDKEFVGGCDIIVSMHQNGELAKLLEEKDVLVKGEEGAAEEQTEKKE